The Podospora pseudopauciseta strain CBS 411.78 chromosome 2 map unlocalized CBS411.78m_2, whole genome shotgun sequence genome has a window encoding:
- a CDS encoding uncharacterized protein (COG:S; EggNog:ENOG503NXVD) has protein sequence MGASDSKLVFKKGIFRLSEERHIPADDPYWAQFWELPESSDDIFSLFAPADVRRTRDNALENLETLITAVTGRLFMLRHHPSFPDHELAPDREVLNCVRVLTRVLPYIYEKESLQDWEDSFFWAPRRKRSRKSSIASEVLFDGADGVPKTPVVEYEDAKPLAEELIDTVTDLLFFSDLTVTKVPNGKPKVTYSIWQTGVGCTVPIATTKEHESNRCEILRLLLTLTSKSMYLSLATLPQTGTKALTYICTCPDKQVVLSVLCSLLNTTLKYNPATWLAPYNALVPNHPKQLLVTTTLQFLLTTLLYTIPENPELPTPKNHYRHYLGRLHRPSDFQFIVDGMTRVLNQPLQGSYIPGAHAAVRFAPEIIMLFWEVTQCNKRFRSFLIDTGRAYDFVILILFYALEYKNDASKQGVVRMCAFLLQTLSVEKNFGTNLNKSFDAQDTLPPAIRIAGFRGTYADFLIQSIYTLITTSQGKLTAIYPALLAIINNIAPYLDGLSAPTCSKIMHLFNSMSSPSFLLANETNHSLLRSLLEAINSIVEHQYIQNAHLVFAILRNKKRFEAVRSFTLESGHEEMERRNRRRKDSGASNDPLQADSTRSSLESLRSPVTLSSRAPAPGDVPEEDGTFAIGDDDDDDSDDEERPTPAASSPSENPSRASSVASPVDDDVPRQLRGMSEKARGKMPAGAQTFSRQNSTTSLGSMSQSVSGIFEPSTQWIETWLPELPLHTILTLIQQISALIPRQAFASDPPLPATLDKIREIQLVGVDQTPARVHSFEWSPLALGWYESLLWGFIFASEVQVSKGTMGIWNATQIKLFRVQETAPQGPSLTSPRGAVDAVGSNIVSRIGQINLRGGAGGAGAGGQAPTGGTPRGG, from the exons ATGGGTGCCAGCGACTCCAAACTAGTCTTCAAGAAAGGCATCTTTAGACTGTCGGAGGAACGCCATATTCCTGCTGACGATCCATACTGGGCTCAA TTCTGGGAGCTCCCCGAGTCCTCGGACGACATCTTCAGTCTTTTTGCCCCGGCCGATGTCCGACGAACCCGCGATAATGCGCTCGAGAACCTGGAGACGCTGATAACAGCTGTAACCGGGCGCCTGTTTATGCTTCGTCACCACCCGTCCTTTCCCGACCACGAGCTTGCCCCAGATCGAGAGGTGCTGAACTGCGTTCGCGTTCTTACGAGGGTCCTGCCTTATATCTACGAGAAGGAGAGCTTGCAGGACTGGGAGGATAGCTTTTTCTGGGCTCCCCGGCGCAAACGGTCCAGAAAGTCATCGATTGCGAGTGAAGTGCTGTTTGATGGCGCAGACGGTGTACCCAAGACACCGGTGGTGGAGTACGAGGATGCGAAACCTCTGGCTGAGGAGCTGATCGATACCGTCACCGACCTGCTCTTTTTCTCCGATTTGACGGTCACCAAGGTGCCAAATGGCAAGCCCAAGGTCACTTATAGCATCTGGCAGACCGGCGTTGGCTGTACAGTACCTATCGCCACGACCAAAGAGCATGAGAGCAATCGGTGTGAGATACTTCGGTTGCTTTTGACGCTAACCAGCAAGAGCATGTACTTGTCTTTGGCGACGCTGCCTCAGACGGGGACCAAGGCTCTCACCTATATCTGCACTTGTCCCGACAAGCAGGTGGTGCTCTCGGTGCTCTGTTCGCTGTTGAATACG ACTCTGAAATATAACCCAGCTACCTGGCTAGCACCCTACAACGCCCTGGTGCCCAACCATCCCAAGCAGCTCTTGGTTACCACCACCCTGCAATTCCTCCTAACCACCCTCCTATACACCATCCCAGAAAACCCAGAACTCCCGACACCAAAAAACCACTATCGACACTACCTAGGCCGCTTACACAGGCCTTCAGATTTTCAGTTCATCGTGGACGGCATGACCCGAGTGCTGAACCAACCCCTTCAGGGGTCGTACATTCCAGGCGCTCACGCCGCTGTCCGCTTTGCCCCTGAGATCATAATGTTGTTCTGGGAGGTGACGCAATGTAACAAGCGATTCAGGTCTTTCCTGATCGACACAGGAAGGGCCTACGATTTTGTCATTTTGATTTTGTTCTACGCCTTGGAGTACAAGAACGATGCTTCCAAGCAAGGTGTGGTGAGGATGTGTGCCTTCTTGCTGCAGACGCTGAGCGTAGAGAAAAACTTTGGGACAAACTTGAACAAGTCGTTTGATGCCCAGGACACTCTGCCCCCCGCGATTCGGATTGCGGGGTTCAGGGGGACGTATGCTGATTTTCTCATTCAG TCCATTTATACTCTCATCACAACCAGTCAGGGAAAACTGACAGCGATCTATCCTGCATTgctggccatcatcaacaacattgCGCCCTATCTGGATGGGTTAAGCGCCCCTACCTGTTCCAAGATTATGCACCTGTTCAACTCCATGTCTTCGCCGTCGTTTCTCCTAGCCAATGAAACCAACCATTCGTTACTGCGGTCATTGTTGGAGGCGATCAACTCGATCGTTGAACACCAATACATCC AAAACGCGCACCTGGTGTTTGCGATACtcagaaacaagaaaaggTTCGAGGCCGTCCGGTCATTTACACTGGAAAGCGGGCATGAAGAAATGGAAAGACGTAACCGACGGAGGAAGGATTCTGGGGCTTCAAATGACCCGCTACAAGCCGACTCAACTAGAAGTTCACTCGAGAGTCTGAGAAGCCCGGTAACACTTTCCTCACGAGCACCCGCACCGGGCGATGTTCCAGAGGAAGATGGGACATTTGCTATTggcgacgatgatgacgacgacagtgatgatgaggagcgGCCTACACCGGCGGCTTCCAGCCCCAGTGAGAATCCATCACGGGCGTCTTCTGTCGCGTCTCCGGTCGATGATGATGTACCGAGACAGCTGCGCGGCATGTCGGAAAAAGCTAGAGGCAAAATGCCGGCGGGAGCGCAGACCTTCTCGCGTCAGAACAGCACGACCAGCCTGGGCAGCATGTCACAGTCAGTCTCCGGCATCTTTGAGCCATCAACGCAATGGATCGAGACGTGGCTTCCAGAGTTGCCACTGCACACCATCTTGACGTTGATCCAACAGATTTCAGCTCTGATCCCACGGCAGGCTTTCGCGTCTGATCCGCCACTGCCTGCGACGTTGGACAAGATCAGGGAGATTCAGCTCGTGGGTGTGGACCAGACCCCGGCGAGGGTGCACTCGTTTGAGTGGTCGCCGCTGGCACTGGGGTGGTACGAGAGCCTGCTGTGGGGGTTTATTTTTGCGAGCGAGGTGCAGGTGTCGAAGGGAACGATGGGGATATGGAACGCGACGCAGATTAAGCTCTTCCGGGTGCAGGAGACGGCGCCTCAGGGACCGAGCCTGACGAGCCCGAGAGGGGCGGTGGACGCGGTGGGGAGTAATATTGTGTCGAGGATTGGGCAGATCAATttgagaggaggagccgggggggcgggagcgggaggtcAAGCGCCTACTGGGGGGACTCCGAGAGGCGGCTAG
- the MCM5 gene encoding minichromosome maintenance protein 5 (COG:L; EggNog:ENOG503NUIB) has product MDRQSVFASRVYNDPFAENEDSNSAIRALLEAFILDFRLDNVYIYRDQLRDHALLKTYFCDVNIGDLIKFNEEIAHKLVTEPAEIIPLFELALQRCTHRIVFPHDPNVKIPPHQLLLHSNAEDISIRNLDSLTISRLVRVPGIVIGASVMSSKATEVHIECRTCKHAQDLHVSGGFSGVTLPRTCGRARVPNDPTEKCPMDPYFVVHEKSKFVDQQIIKLQEAPDQVPVGELPRHVLISADRYLTNRVVPGSRCTVMGIFSIYQSKGSKNTSGAVAIRTPYLRAVGIQTDIDSTAKGQAVFSEEEEQEFLELSRRPDLYNVMTDCIAPSIYGNRDIKKAILCLLMGGSKKILPDGMKLRGDINVLMLGDPGTAKSQLLKFVQQAAPIAIYTSGKGSSAAGLTASVQRDQSTREFYLEGGAMVLADGGVVCIDEFDKMRDEDRVAIHEAMEQQTISIAKAGITTILNARTSVLAAANPIFGRYDDMKTPGENIDFQTTILSRFDMIFIVKDEHERGKDERIAKHVMGIHMGGRGMQDERAVESEIPVEKMRRYISYCKSRCAPRLSDAAAEKLSSHFVAIRKQVHASELEANARSSIPITVRQLEAIVRITESLAKLSLSPVATEEHVDEAIRLFLCSTMDAVNKGSNQGSRELNEEVARVESELKRRLAIGWSTSLASLRREMVENKGYSEAALNRALMMMQRRDTIMFRNQGAMVYRNGA; this is encoded by the exons ATGGATCGCCAATCCGTTTTTGCCAGCAGGGTGTACAATGATCCATTTGCCGAAAATGAAGACTCCAACAGTGCCATCCGCGCCCTTCTCGAGGCCTTTATTCTCGACTTCAGACTCGATAATGTCTACATTTACAGAGATCAACTGCGCGACCATGCGCTGCTGAAAACATACTTTTGCGATGTCAACATCGGCGACCTGATCAAGTTCAACGAAGAGATTGCCCACAAACTGGTGACGGAGCCAGCAGAAatcatccccctcttcgAGCTTGCCCTGCAGCGGTGTACCCATCGAATTGTTTTCCCTCACGACCCAAATGTCAAGATCCCGCCtcaccaactcctccttcactCGAATGCCGAAGATATTTCCATCCGTAACCTGGactccctcaccatctcgAGGCTGGTCAGAGTACCAGGTATCGTCATTGGTGCTTCGGTCATGTCCTCAAAGGCGACAGAAGTTCACATCGAATGCCGAACATGCAAGCACGCACAAGATCTTCACGTATCCGGCGGTTTCAGTGGCGTCACTCTCCCCCGAACATGCGGCCGCGCTCGCGTCCCAAATGACCCAACCGAGAAATGTCCCATGGACCCCTACTTTGTCGTTCACGAAAAGTCCAAATTCGTCGACCAGCAAATCATCAAACTGCAGGAGGCACCCGACCAAGTCCCGGTCGGTGAACTCCCCCGCCATGTCTTGATCTCTGCCGACCGCTACCTCACCAACCGTGTCGTCCCCGGATCCAGATGCACAGTAATGGGCATCTTCTCCATCTACCAATCCAAAGGCTCCAAAAACACCTCTGGCGCCGTGGCCATTCGCACCCCTTACCTCCGCGCAGTGGGCATCCAGACCGACATCGACTCAACCGCCAAGGGCCAGGCCGTCTTTtccgaagaggaggagcaagagtTTCTTGAACTCTCCCGCCGCCCAGATCTGTACAATGTCATGACTGATTGCATCGCTCCCTCCATCTACGGCAACCGCGATATCAAAAAGGCTATTTTGTGCCTCCTGATGGGCGGCAGCAAGAAGATTCTGCCAGATGGCATGAAGCTCCGTGGTGACATCAACGTCCTCATGCTCGGCGACCCCGGCACAGCCAAGTCGCAGCTCCTGAAATTCGTCCAGCAAGCCGCCCCCATCGCGATTTACACCTCGGGCAAGGGCTCTTCGGCAGCAGGTTTAACCGCTTCCGTCCAGCGTGATCAGTCAACCAGGGAATTCTACCTCGAAGGCGGAGCCATGGTCCTGGCCGACGGCGGTGTGGTGTGCATCGACGAGTTCGACAAGATGAGAGACGAAGACAGAGTAGCCATCCACGAAGCCATGGAGCAACAGACTATTTCCATTGCCAAAGctggcatcaccaccattcTCAACGCCAGGACGTCggtgttggcggcggcgaacCCTATTTTTGGGCGGTATGATGATATGAAGACTCCTGGTGAGAATATTGACTTTCAGACGACGATTCTGTCGAGGTTTGACATGATTTTCATCGTCAAGGATGAGCACGAACGGGGCAAGGACGAAAGAATAGCCAAGCACGTAATGGGCATTCACatgggcgggagggggatgCAGGATgagagggcggtggagagcGAGATTCCTGTtgagaagatgaggaggtaTATCAGCTACTGCAAGAG CCGCTGCGCCCCCCGCCTCTCGGACGCGGCAGCAGAGAAGCTTTCGTCCCACTTTGTCGCCATCCGCAAGCAAGTCCACGCCTCGGAACTCGAAGCCAACGCCCGGtcctccatccccatcaccgtCCGCCAGCTCGAGGCCATCGTCCGCATCACCGAGTCCCTCGCCaagctctccctctcccccgtcgCGACAGAAGAGCACGTTGACGAGGCGATCAGGCTGTTCCTCTGCTCGACCATGGACGCGGTCAACAAGGGTTCTAACCAAGGATCCCGGGAGCTCAACGAGGAGGTCGCCCGTGTGGAGTCGGAGCTGAAGAGGAGATTGGCGATTGGGTGGAGCACTAGTCTGGCgagcttgaggagggagatggtggagaatAAGGGGTATAGCGAGGCGGCGCTGAATAgggcgttgatgatgatgcagagGAGGGATACGATTATGTTTAGGAACCAGGGGGCGATGGTGTATAGGAACGGGGCTTAA
- a CDS encoding uncharacterized protein (EggNog:ENOG503Q3YK; COG:U), with the protein MSLTPVRSTPTKQISSPSAFTESPGNWKHPRLAEITARQARTTFSQKNVLQIVYNVVAIAGVQVLRRFLLPHLPIRLEKLPYGSYIPLTLLLIPLFNILLALLPLVRPKDDLSDIPLTPAQRDLLGLPPIRAPPTPASDISTPPKYSRTPSIAGSPSGSYTSSPLSNRSTPLGNYSPSPTKAANLVSPLLQKATQNTGRRGSFSNSLNSSTMSFASSTTSNNSFASSTVSFGDSVRDSYLHTPTPVNGKRSSVALNSKWLYERGRRGSSSSWLRQDGF; encoded by the exons ATGTCCCTAACACCCGTCAGATCGACGCCCACAAAGCAAATCTCGTCCCCATCCGCCTTTACAGAAAGCCCCGGCAACTGGAAACACCCTCGCCTGGCCGAGATCACAGCGCGCCAAGCCAGAACTACCTTCTCCCAAAAGAACGTCCTGCAAATCGTCTATAATGTCGTCGCAATTGCCGGCGTTCAAGTCCTGAGAAGATTTCTTCTTCCGCACCTCCCGATAAGACT aGAAAAACTCCCCTACGGCTCTTACATCCCCCTAACCCTCCTCCTaatccccctcttcaacatcctcctcgccctcctccccttaGTCCGCCCCAAGGACGACCTCTCCGACATAcccctcacccccgcccAGCGcgacctcctcggcctcccccccatcagagcaccccccacccccgcctcaGACATCTCAACCCCCCCGAAATACTCCCGCACCCCCTCCATAGCCGGCTCTCCCTCCGGTTCttacacctcctcccccttgtcCAACCGCAGCACCCCCTTGGGGAATTActcaccctccccgaccaAAGCCGCCAATTTGGTCAGCCCTCTCCTGCAAAAGGCAACGCAAAATaccgggaggaggggaagcttCAGCAATAGTCTGAATAGTTCTACCATGAGCTTCGCGAGCAGCACGACGAGCAACAACAGCTTTGCGAGCTCGACGGTGAGTTTTGGGGATAGTGTGAGGGATAGTTATCTGCATACGCCGACGCCGGTGAatgggaagaggagcagtGTGGCGTTGAATAGCAAGTGGTTGTatgagagggggaggagggggagtagtAGCAGTTGGTTGAGGCAGGATGGTTTCTGA
- the SPC3 gene encoding Signal peptidase complex subunit (EggNog:ENOG503NYT4; COG:U; BUSCO:EOG09264VC6) — MYSSLVRLQNTFGFFTTVAFVVALLISASDFLSPRTPTVNVLKTTQLQTVKGRADYYSSKKEEYAIIKFTLDADLSSLFTWNTKQVFAYVTAEWPSAQNNNATNQAVIWDTIITAPSSDHLGNFSPSKLKRLRKSANGKGIDPSRGKLQLKNQRLKYPLTHPTGRLANTEDVQLKLHYNVQPWVGFLSWNQAQDWGKWKALKNGLSKKFTLPAIKVKEQAKKKTTKV, encoded by the exons ATGtactcctccctcgtccgcctccaaaacaccttcggcttcttcaccaccgtcGCCTTCGTCGTCGCCCTCCTAATCTCCGCCTCCGACTTCCTGTCCCCCCGCACCCCCACCGTCAACGTCCTCAAAACAACCCAGCTCCAAACGGTGAAAGGCCGCGCGGATTACTACTCGTCCAAAAAGGAAGAATACGCCATCATCAAATTCACCCTTGACGccgacctctcctccctcttcacctggAACACAAAGCAAGTCTTTGCCTACGTCACGGCCGAGTGGCCCTCGGCCCAAAACAACAATGCGACCAACCAGGCCGTGATCTGggacaccatcatcacggCGCCGAGCAGTGACCATTTGGGGAATTTTAGCCCCTCGAAGCTTaagaggttgaggaagagcGCCAACGGGAAGGGGATTGATCCTAGCCG CGGCAAACTCCAACTCAAGAACCAGCGCCTTAAGtaccccctcacccacccgACAGGCAGGCTCGCCAACACAGAAGACGTCCAGCTCAAGCTTCACTACAACGTCCAGCCCTGGGTTGGTTTCCTGTCATGGAACCAGGCCCAGGACTGGGGCAAGTGGAAGGCGCTGAAGAATGGGCTGAGCAAGAAGTTTACGCTCCCAGCTATCAAGGTGAAGgagcaggccaagaagaagaccacAAAGGTTTAG
- a CDS encoding uncharacterized protein (EggNog:ENOG503Q4XB; COG:I), whose product MRTAAPSLRLDFSCVRSLFWAKSDGRVKTLNPGPQFSRSMQTGCRGPGSCETWHLQLSVSSRHNRAPPAIAHFQATAPPPCPVRPKTSSSHPKIPDLHPSRPGCIFQTLTNRAPYTTSAGGHNFCLLCITNQQSTHNQSPSPNMGTFDNLLLQLDEGVTGLFKQWNIWTSLIVTLFAGLITYQVSTRQDPDIHPFLLARQSQASPVRQPKESSVYRPQAAPHGLPLHTGLNVKDPGANKWARGRDGDLRDIWRQTLAGVQEGDDKGAKGRILTVEGTENVKEHHLDALTRQINLIGQHLVDQGGNRVAVYLPNSVELIVALFACAFYNLNAIILPFNQPDAAVIDMLRRSAADTVITAPGSFPFDVVAKNYPSLRQLVWVVDEGSKHMDWNEVPQGTGSKVNVATWQDIVNDSPVEAGKTLPPLEDQSEPKDITLFWQQGPGREEEMVKFTTGNIVSAIAAQLTAIPTARRLSPSDLFLPADSLANSHTLVLTLTALFSNSSVAFNSSASEAPSLSAILSSPAVSPTVIAVTPSALSQTHKEVSSSLKSSTIGKDLHWLLSRSLAESGAFPESGFLTNYYNQAFRPKFSGGKKLRLVYTAERINGGGKVRLSGEELNDLRLYTGARVVYALTAARVAGAVCQTNVYDYRGGEHFGPPVASVEVVLRDKGGVRNSDEESQGEIVVRGPAVAGKEAGLGVVARVREDHTVALI is encoded by the exons ATGCGAACAGCCGCTCCCTCCTTGCGTCTCGACTTCTCGTGTGTCCGCTCACTGTTCTGGGCAAAAAGTGACGGTCGCGTCAAAACATTGAATCCAGGACCCCAGTTCTCCAGGTCGATGCAAACGGGTTGCAGGGGTCCTGGCAGCTGTGAGACTTGGCATTTGCAGCTGTCTGTTTCCAGCAGGCACAACAGAGCTCCCCCCGCCATCGCGCATTTCCAAGCAACCGCCCCGCCCCCGTGTCCTGTCCGGCCAAAAACCTCCAGCTCGCACCCCAAGATCCCGGATCTCCACCCGTCCCGGCCCGGCTGCATCTTCCAGACACTAACGAACAGGGCCCCTTACACCACCAGCGCGGGGGGCCACAACTTTTGTCTTCTTTGCATCACAAACCAACAGAGCACA CACAATCAAAGCCCCTCGCCCAACATGGGGACCTTTGATAACCTGCTGCTACAGCTTGACGAGGGCGTCACAGGCCTCTTCAAGCAGTGGAATATCTGGACCAGTCTCATCGTCACCCTCTTCGCCGGCCTCATCACCTACCAGGTCTCGACCCGCCAAGATCCCGATAttcaccccttcctcctcgctcgTCAGTCCCAGGCTTCCCCTGTCCGCCAGCCCAAAGAATCCTCCGTCTACCGGCCTCAAGCTGCCCCCCATGGTCTGCCTCTTCACACCGGCTTAAACGTCAAGGACCCCGGCGCCAACAAGTGGGCGAGGGGCCGTGATGGTGATCTCAGGGATATCTGGCGGCAGACCCTCGCCGGCGTCCAAGAAGGTGACGACAAGGGCGCAAAGGGCCGTATCCTCACCGTCGAGGGCACCGAGAACGTCAAAGAGCACCATCTCGACGCTCTCACTCGGCAAATCAACCTCATCGGCCAACATCTTGTCGACCAAGGTGGCAACCGCGTGGCCGTCTACCTGCCCAACTCTGTCGAGTTGATCGTTGCCCTTTTTGCCTGTGCCTTCTACAACTTGAACGCtatcatcctccccttcaaccaACCCGACGCCGCCGTCATCGACATGCTCCGCCGTTCCGCCGCCGACACGGTCATCACCGCCCCTGGATCTTTCCCTTTTGACGTCGTGGCCAAGAActacccctccctccgccaACTGGTGTGGGTGGTCGACGAAGGAAGCAAACACATGGACTGGAACGAAGTACCCCAGGGCACCGGCAGCAAAGTCAATGTTGCCACCTGGCAAGACATCGTCAACGACTCCCCCGTCGAAGCAGGCAAgaccctcccccctcttgaGGACCAGTCCGAACCAAAAGACATCACCCTCTTCTGGCAACAAGGCCCCGGGCGGGAAGAGGAAATGGTCAAGTTCACCACAGGCAACATCGTCTCCGCCATTGCAGCCCAGCTAACCGCCATCCCCACCGCCCGCCGTCTCAGCCCCTCGGATCTTTTCCTCCCTGCAGACTCGCTGGCAAACTCGCACACTTTGGTTCTCACCCTCACGGCTCTGTTTTCCAATTCCTCGGTTGCGTTCAACTCTTCCGCGTCCGAAGCGCCCTCTTTGTCTGCGATCCTCAGCTCTCCGGCCGTTTCTCCTACTGTCATAGCTGTCACTCCTTCTGCTCTGTCCCAAACTCACAAGGAGGTCTCGTCTTCTCTCAAGTCATCAACCATAGGCAAGGACCTCCACTGGCTTTTGTCTCGGTCCTTGGCCGAAAGTGGTGCTTTCCCCGAGAGTGGGTTTCTGACCAACTATTACAACCAAGCTTTCCGTCCCAAGTTTTCGGGCGGAAAGAAGTTGAGGTTGGTGTACACTGCTGAGAGGATTAACGGGGGTgggaaggtgaggttgagCGGGGAGGAGCTGAATGATTTGAGGTTGTATACCGGTGCGAGGGTGGTGTACGCGttgacggcggcgagggttGCGGGCGCGGTGTGTCAGACGAATGTTTATGATTATCGGGGAGGGGAGCACTTTGGGCCGCCGGTGGCAAGTGTGGAGGTTGTGTTGAGGGATaaggggggggtgaggaataGTGATGAGGAGTCGCAAGGAGAG ATTGTGGTCAGGGGCCCGGCTGTTGCTGGAAAAGAagctgggttgggggttgtggcgagggtgagggaggatcATACTGTTGCGTTGATTTAA